The sequence below is a genomic window from Nitrospirota bacterium.
CGCCCACTCGGATCTACCGTCACCGCCGTGGGAGTCGTCCCGGTTGCCACCGGCGCGCCAAGGGACGTCAACGCTCCGCTACTCCCATCAATCGCAAAGGCTGACACCGTGTTGGACCCGGAGTTCGCCACATAGGCCCACCGCTCGCGCAAGTCCACAGCTACATCACGCGGGGCCGTCCCCGTAGCAAACGGACCACCTGCCACAGCCGTCAACGCCCCCGTCGTACCATTGATCGTAAAGGCCGACACATCATTGGATGCCTGATTCGCGACATAGGCGAACTTCGGCGTCACCTGAACCGGCACCGGTCCACGGACCAGGGCCAGTGAGCTCGGCGAGGTGCGCGCCGCAACCGTCCCGGATGCCGCCAAAGGCGTCAGCGCCCCCGTTGTGCTATTGATCGCAAAGGCCGATGCCGTATTCCCAGACTCGTTCGCCACATAGAGAAATTGCAGACTCGGGTCTACCACGACGGAGATCGGGCCCGCCCCGGTTGACACCGGGCTGCCGACCGCCGTCAGTGCCCCTGTCGTGCTATTGATCGTATAGGCCGACACCGTATTGGCCCCGAAGTTCGCCGTATAGGCGAACCGTCCGCTCGGGTCCACCGTGATCGCTCGCGGGTCCACCCCGGTCGCCACCGGACTGCCTAGCGCGGTCAACGCGCCGGTCGTCGGATTGATCGTGAACGACGAAATATTGCTGGAGTCGCGGTTGGCGACATAGACCCGCTGTCCGCTCGGATCCACCACAATGGTCCGTGGGCTTGCACCCGCAGCAAACGGGCTCCCCACCACTGGCGTTAAGGCCCCCGTGGTGTTATTGATCGTATAGGCCGATACGTTGTCAGAATAGAGATTCACCGCATAGACAAACCGCCCGCTCGGGTCCACCGTCACCACCATGGGCGCCGTCCCGGCTGCGACCGGCGCACCCACTGCCATCAATACTCCCGTCGTGCTATTGATCGCATAGGCCGACACCGTATGGGACAGACGATTGGCCACATACGCAAACCGTCCGCTCGGGTCCACTGTCACCGACATGGGCAACGGCCCGGCGGCAATCGTGCCGACCGCCGTCAACATCCCCGTCGCGCTATTGATCGCATACGTCGACAGACTGTCGCTTTGATTCGCCACATAGGCAAACCGCCCACTCGGGTCCACCGCAATGGAGAAGGGATAGAGCCCGGAGAGCACATAGCCGAGCGAGCGC
It includes:
- a CDS encoding beta-propeller fold lactonase family protein, translating into MKAIGVLSMIQPPSTRGRFRRNVASLLGLVALSIVSLTVAGCGSGGDGGTSAPVASVTTGGSLGSGTPTGTDAPRFAYVTNTDENTISMYAVNAVSGQLRSLGYVLSGLYPFSIAVDPSGRFAYVANQSDSLSTYAINSATGMLTAVGTIAAGPLPMSVTVDPSGRFAYVANRLSHTVSAYAINSTTGVLMAVGAPVAAGTAPMVVTVDPSGRFVYAVNLYSDNVSAYTINNTTGALTPVVGSPFAAGASPRTIVVDPSGQRVYVANRDSSNISSFTINPTTGALTALGSPVATGVDPRAITVDPSGRFAYTANFGANTVSAYTINSTTGALTAVGSPVSTGAGPISVVVDPSLQFLYVANESGNTASAFAINSTTGALTPLAASGTVAARTSPSSLALVRGPVPVQVTPKFAYVANQASNDVSAFTINGTTGALTAVAGGPFATGTAPRDVAVDLRERWAYVANSGSNTVSAFAIDGSSGALTSLGAPVATGTTPTAVTVDPSGR